Within the Zea mays cultivar B73 chromosome 10, Zm-B73-REFERENCE-NAM-5.0, whole genome shotgun sequence genome, the region GCTGCCTCCACTGAACCCATTGTCTGTTTTCTTGTACTTGCTCCTGATGGGAACTTGTTGAACTAGAAGGTTGGTTTGTTGTCCATGCTTCCTCAGGTGGGAGAAAACAATCTGCCCCGTGCGATAATATCCAATTGTGGAGGATGCAACATGCAAGAACAACATCTACTTGTGTTTTCAAAGGAAAGAAAGGTCAAGCATCATCAAGAAACTTAAAACGGTTCTTCAGGGATCCAAAGGCACGCTCAACAGTAACCCGTAGTTGTGAATGCCTTAAATTAAATAATTCCTTCTCATTTTCTGGCCTGTTATCATTACCCCACTCTTTTAAGTGGTATCGGACACCACGAAAAGGTGGTAAGAACCCTGGCTTTGCACCATAACCGCAGTCAACTAGGTAATATTTTCCTACAATACCATGACATTCATTAGAGAATGATCTATCTTTTGGTGggtgcatattgtagacattcatTAGAGAAGATTACCTTCAGGTACAACGAGACCATTCTGCCTTTGTAAGGCATCAGCTAGAACGACGGCATCATGTGCCGAACCCTCCCAACCAGCTAGCACATATGTGAAGTGAAGGTCAAAGTCTACCGCGGCCATCACATTTTGGGTTGTGAAACTCTTTCTACCTCGAAAAGCTGCCTCACGAGACTTGGGGACACTAGCTCGTATGTGTGTACCATCAATTGCGCCAATACAATTCTACATTATAATTTTGACTTGATGAGAAATAAGAATACCATTATGTGTAGGTCAAAAATAATTTTAGTGTGCCTAGACCATACCTCAAAGTAAGGATACCATCGAGGATTTCCAAGGATTTTGACTGAAGTTTCAAGAGATGAAGGCCTAATAAGGTCATCACGAAGTTCACCGATAGCACGAAGTACTAACTTAAAGTAGCGACTGACAGTTTCCCCTGATCTCTTGAAATTTTTTCCTACAACAGCATTCCTCTCGttgtgaccaattgtgtgaaggaACATTGCTACTTGTTCCTCAACACAACAATGGATACTATCAGAAAGAAGGCTTCTTTGTTTCAGTGTATCACACAATAAAAAGAATGGTGCTCTCCTCAATCTTAGCATGCGCAAACAACTCGTATCATCTTTATGGTAAATACTAGAAAGGTAGTCATTTCGTTTCATTTCCATATCAATCATTGGGGCATACGAAATCAGTTTCCTTTTCATCTTCCTCCTCACAATCAGAATATAATAAAATGTAGCGGCGGCTAGAGCAACAGCTTTAATAATTAAAGATCTTCTTATTTCATTAGCATCCATCTACATGAAGTTCAGAGAGCTTTAATATATAAAAAGACATACACATGATTGCATATGCATAATTTACAGTCTAGCTAAAAAATACAGAATAGACCCAGCCCAATAGAGAATAGACAAGAAACAATACAGAAAAAAAGATGAAAATAAACATAACAGATTAGATTGTTACCTTACGCTGGTGATGAGAGAATTAAAGACCAAGATATGTGTAAAGAGAGAATTAAATACCTGCAAGAGAAACAAGAAGAGAAGATTGGTAAGAAACTGAATAAGTTATGAATCAAGTTAATGTGCAGATTTCTTTAAGTCATGAGAAATTGAATAAGGTAAACTGAACTATGTAGTATGACATAAGGAAGTATCGCCACACGATGGCTAGCAAATATAGATTCAACATGTATAAATTCAATCTTGCTACAGCTAATCATGCTACAGTTGAAAGATTCAACCTGTATAAATACAGCTAGCAAATACAGCTAATCATGCTACAGTTGAAAGATTCAACCTGTATAAATACAGCTAGCAAATACAGCTAGCAAATGTAGCAAATACAGCTGAAATAAGGTAAACTGAATTATGTAGTCACAAATAAATTCAATCTTGCTACAGCTGAAATGGTATATCCTGATATGGTCAAATGAACTTAACCAAAAGGCAGACAACAGCATTCGGATGCAAAGAGAAGATGTGAGAAATGGTATAAGCACGGGGCCTCAGATTTTTCGTTCGTCAGGACCCCTCTGGCACACACAACATGCAGCAGCTCTTCCAGTTCAACTTGCCTTGAAGCGCTGCAAAAGATATCCATGCATGGACCACACCACAGCGCTTATGAAGAACGGATTAAGGCCGCAAGCAAGGAGGAAGCCAAGGACATGGCTTGTCGCTCAGATCACAAGCTCGCTCGATCTACAGGAAGAGCAGTTCTTCATGTTGCGGCAAAGCGAGCATATCTTTCCGGGTCGGCTTGACGACCCCATCCATGGGAGATCCTGGTGCCGAGAGCGCCACCTTGCCCCGAGACAGGTCCCATGGCGGCGAGCGGCTGGCAGCGGTGCGGGGGTAGGGAGACAACGCGACGGGGAGAAGGTCGGAGGCGGTGGGGTCTGGGGAGAAGTCTGCGGAGGCATAGCGGTCATCGAGGGTGAAGATGGGCGGCGGGGGTGGTGGCGTGGAGGAGGGGAAGCCCCCGAGGCAAAGCAGTAGACCAAACGACGAGAGATCCCTCAGAACTGTCGCCGCTGGGAGGCAAAGCGGTAAATGGCGGTTGGGTGAGTACCTTGAGCCTGGGAGGGATGGAGGGTTGCTGTCGCCGCTGGGAGCCGCGTCGCCGCCGATGAGAGATCCAGATGCCCCGCCGCCGCCCCTGTGCGAGTTGCGAACGGGAGTGAGCTCATCCGGTTGATTTGGAGGAATGAGTCGCTGCTAGGGTTGCGCTGTATTTTGGAATGTGTGGATGACGGATGGGTGGACTCCGTGACGCTATCCAAACGATTTAGTAGGCTCGGATACAGGATCACTTTGGACCATGCCGCTGCAAACCAAACACACTGATGGTGTTTACGCTGGTTCGGCGCACCGTGGCGAAAAACTCGGTGTTTGTTGCTACCGACTTGGGGGAAGGGAATGAACCTGACGCATGGGCCCCACTTGGAAGAGGACTGACGCACCAGAACGCGCTTTCGCACGAAGACGGGGAGGCCGGCCAATGGGCCCCACATGGCGGTGGTGCAGTGCGTGAGGTGAGACCGCTAAGTGGGCCCAATGTGTCAGTGCCACGACACGCCCACGTCGGGGTGTTTGGTTGGGCGAGAACTGGGCCGAAGCAGTTGCTGCTTGGCCGCGTGCGTGAGTTTCGGCCCAACAGCagattttctcttttcctttatttcttctattccttttcctttcttatttcatATTAAATTCAAATTTAGTTTGAAATTCACACTCAAAATTTGAAATGCTCAAGTAAATAAAACTCCAGCATGAGATGCTATAATATTTTATTGATATATTTATTTGTTATCTTATTTGAGCAAATGCTTCTAGCTATGCAATTCACGCATAAATAGTTTATTTGGGAGAAAATAATATTTCTATTGTATTGTTCCTATATATGATTTAACTTAATCATTTTTAACAGCTACTTATAAATCAATAAATATATAATATATGCATATTTAAAAGAAATATTAACTAAAATAATGTATGCATACTCTTGTGAGGTCTTTGTTAAAAAATCCCTTTTTGTTTTAGAAGATGTAGCTTCAGAATTATTATTAATAGATTCTTTGCTTGTCTTATTCATTGATTTTTTTTAAACTCCAAAATAAATTTTTAGGTGTtacaagaagctccaaagtcgtttctaaagggatgcagagcttaaataccacctaagtaaaaggtgaagaagctccaaagtcgttcctaggggatgcagagcttaaatgccacctaagtataaggtgaagagactccaaagtcgtttctaaggggatgcagtctTACTATTACGAAATGTTTGTTCATTAAcattttttgcatcatatcatcgcatcatgctGCATAGCATAGCATCATTCATCATCTCGCATCATCCAAAATAGTGGAAaagaagggaaattgctccttcGACCACAATGGCTAACTCATGAGGTTAAGCGTATCTTTGATAAAAAAATGAAAGGATGCTTCAATGATACTCGTTGCTATTAAACGGTAAAGAATACCGCATACAAGACCTACAGCAAGGCCTTCGACAATGGTATTTCTTATGCAAGATCTACGGCAGGACCTTCGAGTTTGATAATGACGCTTCGGCAGAAAAGGgatttttctttatgaagcgtgaaaagaagggaaagtgttttttcgcctttggctaaaAACGGTACATATGACAGTTTCACGctacacaaagaaatatattacatcatgagATATATAGTTGGCAATTGTTTTTTACATAACAAAACAGCGTACAAAAGTTCTACAGGTGTTTTTATACATAGCCTAATCATCCTCCTTCAGGACTCTCTCAGCAGCTTCGTTTAGAAGTCTATCCACAGCTTCGACAATTGCTGCATTTGCTATTCTGATTTCATCAAGagtgcttgttctcaaatgctatgagttaagaacaaggcaacacagaaaatgttaaacgataaagtccttcgtcctttgaagcattatttcccttaggatataacgatctccggacgaaggtcatgaaggacgaaccttcatcatcacagtatacaaaagacgaagcatataaaacataaaaaataacatgaatatttatataatattattcatttaactttgttatattatcatagagaaatagaaacaatattgtattataagtgtaccttcggcttggaaggagatgaaagtacaagtgtgacgcaaaaagcgaatgccaagtcagcgtgaacagtacgggggtactgttcacctatttataggcacgggatacaacccatacaaaattacatacatgccctttacatttggtgataattccatagcaatctatcgaggtctaaatggccttttcatctttaagtcggttcccttttctgcgaacatgccgaagctttcctgcttcacagcttcggcactgccaaccttcgtatcttttgaggttctccctctttgatataagtccgaaggtacctgttcacacattacactctagaaacactgttaaatcatgtttttgaggaccttcggaagccgaaggcccccaacagtagcccctcgcaatattaatttgtttgaaataataaattcagattgcgatatgaacgaaggctttatgccgaaggtccgaaaaaacaccttccctttgctagaatagcaacattcaatgacaagtggggtctttcaactttcaacgcatcaagcgtataaatacggccataccgcaaacttattttgcacgctttctggccaaccactcctgctcactcattttttagctcttgtgcactgtgatctgctaagtttttagctttgaagcttcggcttttaaaaacagttttttagtgtttccgaagatgtctgaagctgctaagaaggctgctgctgagatgaagctgagtcttgatgaagagaagaacttagggtttcttatagcaatgtcgaagaccaacacagaaaagatcaccagggaaattctggaagggctgtctgaagatactggtgacagtgaaagttatgatgtggacagcggtggcgaagactccgaagatcgcccctggcgaccaagccattcagtttatggtaaatcaactatcaaagagaatcatcttgttaatatgagaggaaggtatttccgggatctgtccattgtgagggcggacgaaggggaaaaaacttgtccacaccctgaagaaaatgaagttgtggtgtatcgaagctttttgaaagctggattgcgattccccttgagcagcttcgtcgtggaggtgttgaaaatcttcgaagtctatcttcatcaacttactcccgaggcaattataaggctaaatatcttcgtgtgggccgcgagaagccaaggtctgaagcctgacgcaagaagcttctgtaatgttcatgaattattatatgaaacaaagccttggggcaaagaacagtaccataacaactttggctgctacagcttcgtctctcggtccggggcaagctgtcccgtaccaacctttcggaagagatggcccggggattggatgacagaatggttttatgtgaagaatgacttatcagcacgagaagacatcaaaggtataattatgcgtcctatttggcaaagcttcggccttcggaggccgaaggttgaaatgaacgaagccgccgaagagtgccaaagagccttcggcgttgtctgctcttttataggaacaagggacttggtacaagagcatattgccttcagggtgtggccgcttgcggagaaatgggaaatgccacaagaaaccattaaagaggccgacgaaggtggacttgtcaggtttaagtacacttttaaatttggagataaatttattgagccagatgatgagtggttgaaaagcattgacaatttaagtgatgagctgcttgggacgtactcgaaggccgaagatactgcaatgtcagcagccttcggaggccgaaaaaagaaaaggctgaatcgggtatttgatgccatcgggtttgtctaccctgattattgctaccccattcgaaggcagaagagaaaaaatacaacctctgcaaaagaagaaactgcagctgctcctagcgagccagaaccgaaaaggaagaagataaaggttctttcttatcgaccgcgttatattgaaccagcttcggtgcctgagtttaccggagagacttcttcggccaccgaagctgaaaaaccagccgagccaactttgctgccagaagtcacagaaacagccgaaataccaacgaagacaaaattggagcaatcaaaaattttgttaccagaaacgaaagagaaggccgaagcgccattcacagaaaaaatggaagaggtaaaggaagcaagcgaggactccaaaacatcagaagttttgagtcctgtggcaaacattgaaacagtaagaaatcaaaaagtgccagcagtgactccgaaaagaaggagaatggctaatgtgctagatgtgctggaaacgatcaaatcttcaagcacccctccgaagaaggctgccgtcactcctgaaacaacagtcgaagcttcgggttctaaagctccagagcaagatactgaagccgaagctgggccctcagagccctcaaaggcaaaaaccttggaaagtgaggcagaaaaaataacaaagccaacttttgctgaaggaactggtgttgttacccccgaagcatccaaaattcgtgattatatttttcgtcatgcttcggggaaaaaattaacagaaaaagaagaacaagaggcccaacactatgcccaaaagttgaaatatccaaagggggcgttgatatttaatggcagtggagaagaagatttcttgtattgcctccccgacagcaaggaaatttctgtctgtcgggagatgagcagaagcttcggatttccaactttagaagacggactttcggtgctgtcaaagaacgatctggctgacagcctagcttacaacagtttaaaggtgcgacaaatggaattcttatatttttgttgaattcaaaatttttcgtttgtttaaaactattgacacagacatattcctgtctgcagggcctgatactcagcaatgccctcagagcacagaaagatgccgaggacgaaggatgtactatagccctgagcaaccttcgttccgaagtaattgaactgaggaacgaaggtctcgaaaaagacaaaatattatactcattgatagataaaataaaggaggacgaagctgctttcaaaagtcaagctgaagctcagaaacgcgaaattgaagaccttcggaaacaactggccagagccaaagaagaacgtatacttgaagaaacaaagcgtgaactcagcgatcaatgggcagatcatctagaagtgactgttgaagagcttcgttcgtccaaaaagaaatgctacaataaatctgtagattgtgttaaaaaattaaaggctagcttcgccaaggtcggcgcattctcaagtgaagaaaattttttgaggggcaatcccgaaagtgtcattgaatggattgaccacgaagctgaagccttcgaagaaattttaaatagccgaggagatatatgtgccttctctggcgccagagggattgccaccattttagagaagaagggctgtgagcatgtgaaaattttagcacagtccgaagctgctttgtcctttgaagatacaaaagatccttcggccgaagctagcataattggtggaaagttttttactgatatctgggataacggtggccgagaaatggcaagagaaattattcagagaagtgaaaagggcatccatgatgctagagaagtggctaaggctgctgaaaagagcacagagcccgaaggtcaattaggtactaaataatagtttttaccgtgttgtaatctttaggcttttaagatctgtttgcgatttgtaatagtaatgtagtcgtgtcctgcttcagatcctactaaagcgccttcgggccctcagccgaagggggacgacgaaattaaaaagatggccgaagatattatggacgaagtcgtcaatcggcttctgaatgaagctgcagaagtcgttttgagagaggattaaacatttttgtaaaaaacctcggaaatgtaatataatgtaacactttgtaactccgaatgtaatatatctatttttgctactcaattctttacgatgcatgaaactttacacacgtaccgtttttgagtctggcgaaaaaacaccttcccttcttttcatgcttcgtgaagaatatccaagcttcgtaaaagaaaaattctccgaagctatacttcg harbors:
- the LOC109943051 gene encoding protein ALP1-like — its product is MDANEIRRSLIIKAVALAAATFYYILIVRRKMKRKLISYAPMIDMEMKRNDYLSSIYHKDDTSCLRMLRLRRAPFFLLCDTLKQRSLLSDSIHCCVEEQVAMFLHTIGHNERNAVVGKNFKRSGETVSRYFKLVLRAIGELRDDLIRPSSLETSVKILGNPRWYPYFENCIGAIDGTHIRASVPKSREAAFRGRKSFTTQNVMAAVDFDLHFTYVLAGWEGSAHDAVVLADALQRQNGLVVPEGKYYLVDCGYGAKPGFLPPFRGVRYHLKEWGNDNRPENEKELFNLRHSQLRVTVERAFGSLKNRFKFLDDA